In one window of Rhinatrema bivittatum chromosome 10, aRhiBiv1.1, whole genome shotgun sequence DNA:
- the PLPP6 gene encoding phospholipid phosphatase 6, with product MPSPKSTRENRVGGSASTSNGRFEFISMANSRTPLSDPAAARLRASESPVRRRDSSSSQQMLPEEDCMKLNPSFLGIAFRSLLAIDLWLSKKLGVCAEEHCSWGSARPVMKLIEISGHGIPWIAGALYCLYKSDSLAGQEVVLNLLFALILDLALVGLVKGLVKRRRPVHNRMDMFATFSVDRYSFPSGHATRAAMVCRFILNHLVLAIPVRVLLVLWAVIVGFSRVLLGRHNVTDVAFGFLMGYMQYSLVDYFWLSPSKIPTLFSLWSQ from the exons ATGCCTAGCCCCAAGTCTACACGTGAGAATCGAGTAGGGGGTAGTGCGAGTACCAGCAATGGCAGGTTTGAGTTCATTTCCATGGCCAATAGCAGGACTCCGCTTTCTGACCCTGCTGCTGCCCGTCTGCGGGCTTCAGAGAGTCCGGTTCGTCGCAGGGACTCCTCCTCATCACAGCAGATGCTTCCAGAAGAGGACTGCATGAAACTGAACCCTTCTTTTCTGGGTATCGCCTTTCGCTCCTTGCTGGCCATTGATCTTTGGCTGTCGAAAAAGCTTGGCGTGTGTGCCGAAGAACATTGTTCCTGGGGTAGTGCCAGACCTGTAATGAAACTGATTGAAATTTCTGGCCATGGCATCCCATGGATTGCTGGTGCTTTGTATTGCCTCTACAAGAGTGACAGTTTGGCTGGACAGGAAGTGGTACTGAATCTCTTATTTG CCCTGATACTGGATCTGGCCTTGGTGGGCCTGGTGAAAGGACTGGTGAAACGCCGCCGCCCTGTTCATAACCGCATGGACATGTTTGCCACCTTCTCCGTGGACAGGTACTCCTTCCCTTCGGGCCATGCTACACGGGCAGCCATGGTATGCCGCTTCATCCTGAACCACCTCGTGCTGGCCATCCCAGTGCGAGTGCTACTCGTGCTCTGGGCAGTCATCGTGGGCTTCTCCAGGGTGCTGCTGGGCCGGCACAACGTTACAGATGTTGCGTTTGGGTTCCTCATGGGCTACATGCAGTACAGTTTGGTAGACTACTTTTGGCTCTCTCCCAGTAAAATTCCTACTCTTTTCAGCCTGTGGAGTCAATGA